Part of the Acidobacteriota bacterium genome, GCCACCTCGTCGCTCAGGCGCGAGGTCCACTTCAGGATCGCGAGCTCCACCTCGTCGCGGGTCGCCACCCGCGACCAGAGCAGACGGTTGGCATCCTCGGTCTTCGCGTCCGGCAGCCGCTCGCGGAAATACGCGGGCAGGAACCAGTCCCACTCCCCTCCCGCGACACCGAGACGGCCTCTGGTCAGCTTCCGGTCCGTCAGCGCGCGCGTCAGCTCTGAATAGAAGTTCAGGACGCTGCTCTCGGAGACGGGGTCCTTCTTCACATCGACGACCTCATCGACCCACATGGTGCGCCTGGCCACGCGAGCGTGAGCCGAACTGTACATCTGCACGAAGAGGATCGGCGCGCCCTCGGCCGGCACGAGCACCACGCCCGGCTGCATGCTCGATGGGTGGTAGTTGGTGACGTAGCCCACGTACTGGAGCGCACGATTGCTGATGATCAGCGCGTCGAGCCCGGCCTTCCGGACGGCATCTTGAAATTTCCGAATGCGCCGCCGACCGTACGCCTTGGAATTGAGGACGTTCAGTTCCGGCGGCAACGGGTACTTCCCGTCGGAACCCGCGAGGCCGGCGGCTGCCCCGGATCGTCCCCACGCCTCCGGCGGCCAGCCTGCCAGAGCCGCCGCTCCTGCGACAACGCCCCCTTTGAGAAACCGCCGACGGGCCGTACTCGTGCTGCGCATGTGTGATCCTCCTGTGTACGCACGCCGGCACGTCACGTGCCTGGCTCGATGACATAGGTCGGGTGCATCGGGATCTTCGACATGTTCTCCACTCCCGCGTCAGTGATGAGGAGGCACGCCGAGGAACAGGCCCTCGCTTCGCCAGGCACCACGACATTGGGATGCCAGCTGAGGATCATGTTCGGCTGAAGGATCAGATCCCTCGTGCCCTGCGACGTGATCCGCCACCCCTGATGACTGTCCACACCGATCCAGTGCCCGATGGGAACCCACGATCCTTCCGCGTAGCCCTTGCTCCTGATGTAGTTGGTGACCTTCTCGTAGATCGGCCGCATCTCCAGCCCGGGCTTCAACTCCTCCAGCGTAAGCAGGAACGCCTCATGGACGACCTGCGCGCCGCGCTTCTGCGACTCGGGAATCGAGCGGCTGAGGGCGAACGTGAACATCTTCTCCATCTGGTAGTGCTGGACGCGCGGGATCGGCCGGGTCAGCACGATGTCGTCCGCCTCCAGCGGGCGCTTTTCGACGCCGCCCGCCCACGCGCCCGAGTCGTAGGGACCTCCGCCGAGAATCAGCCGGCTGTTCGCGGCGTCGGAGCCGGCCCTGAGCATGGCGTCGAGAACGTCCGCATACACCTCCGAGTCGAGCCGTCCCACTTTCAACGACCTCTGGTACTGCGGGTATGCCACTTCATCGATGATGCGCTGGGCGTACCGCATCAGACCGAGCTCCACGGCGTCCTTGACGAGGACCAGCGAGAACAACACGTCGCTGGCCTCGACGACGCTGGCCGCGGGCAGCTGCGCCTGGAGAAACGAGACGAGCATCCAGTCCACCTCGCCGCCGGCCAGGCCAATCCGTCCCGACTGCAGCTTGCGATCCCTGATCGTCTTGAGGAGATCGACGTACAGGTTGTAGCTGCTGCTCTCCGAGACCGGGTCCTTCGGAACGTCGACGACCTCGTCGATCCAGATGGTCTGCCTGGCGGCGCGCGCGTGGGCGGGGCTGTACATCTGGAGGTAGAGGACCGGCTGTCCTTCGGCGGGAATCAGCGCCACGCCGGGCTGGAACGAGGACGGGTGATAGTTGCTCACATAGCTGATGTAATCCATGCCCCTGTTGCTGACCACGAGTACGTCGACGCCGTTCTTCTTCAGGGCATCCTGAACGCGCCTGATCCGTGTCCGGCCGTACGCGCGGGAATTGAGGACCTTCGCCTCCGGCGGGTCGTCCAGTCGAGTGACTGGCGACTCCCCGTCGGCGGTCGCCCGGCCGCACCCGAGTGCAGGGATCGCGACCATTCCTGTCCCGGCGAGCAGGCCCCTCTCCAGAAATGTGCGACGGGGGATTCTTGCTCCACGCATGCTCGATCTCCTGCGCACCTCCGGGCGGCCTGGGCATCAGCCGCCCGCGGGCGCGTGCTCGAGCGCTCATGAACCGGCCGGGACCATCGGCGTCGGCTTGATCTTCGAGAGGAACTCGTATCCGTCCTTCGTGACAAGCACCTCCCGGCCCACCACGGCGATCGCCTCCCTGGTCGGCGAAATGATCGTCGTGTGATAGCTCATGAACATGCCGGGCTGGAGCAGCAACCCGGCGTCAATCGCATCGCCGAAGGCGGGGCGGTCGTTGTTCGAGATCCCGGAGAAATGGCCGTGCCGCCTGATCATCTTGTCGTAGCCGTGCGCCTTCAGGATCGCGTTCGACGCATCGACCACCCTGCCGAGCGGTCTGCCCGGCTTGATCTCGGCAATCCCCGCCTGGAAGGCGTCGAAGGTGACGTCGGCGAGAGCCTTCTGCTTCGCGGACACGCGTCCAACCGCGAACGTCACCGGGGTTTCGACCACGTAGTGGCCGTAGTACACGATGCCCTCGAAGTTCACGACCTCGCCCGCCTGGATCCTGCGGCCGGTCATCGGGACCCAGAGATCGTCGGTGCCCGGCCCGTAGCCGATCAGGTGCCGGGATTCGTTGATTTCAGCACCACGCGCCGCGCCCGCCCTCGCCATGTCCGCCAGGACTTCCCAGTCGCGCCGGCCCGGCGCGATCGCGCGCTGTCCCGCCTCAATCTGCGCGTCGGAGATTTCCTGCACGCGGCGGAGCACGGCAATCTCGTGCTCGTCCTTGACCAGACGGAGCGGGTCCTGGATCTCGTTGCCGGGCTCGAAACGCATCTGGGGCAGCGAGGCCGCCAGCCTGGCGGTGACGGCCCATTCGAGCTCTCCTCCGAGCGCAACGCGGCCACGTTCGATCCGCAGGTCCTTCAGGCGCGCGGCACATTGATCGAGCATGGCTGGCAGCGTCGCCGCGGATCGCACGTCGGACAGCCAGGTCCTGGGCCGGCCCGGCGCGAACAGCGTCGGCTCGCCGGAGGCGGGGACGACGAGGACGCCGGGCGCATGCTGCGCGATGTAGCGTGTGTCGTACTCCTGGAGCGAGGTCACGACCAGCGCGGCCATGTCCCGCTTCTGAAGTTCGGCCTGCACCGCCGACGCGCGGCGCCTGTACGCGGACTCGGGAATCACCGGGCCGCCCGCGAGGCTCGGTTGGATGGCTGCGTCGACCGGAAGACCAGCCCGCGCCCGGCCCGCCAACGCGCACAACGCGCCGCCAAAAGCGGACGACGCCTGAAGGAATCTGCGCCGCGACGTCCTGGTCGTCATTGAAGTGTCCTCGTGCGCACGCGACTACGACGCGCGCCTCGCCTCGGCGAGGTTCATGAAGCGCGTGGCATTCTCGCCGAGGAACCACCGCTTCTCCGTGGCCGACAGCCATTCGCCGTGCCGGCGAACCGCCTCGACAAGCTGGAAGTACTTATGGTTGGCATCGACGTACGGCCAGTCGGTTGACCACATGATCTTGTCGAACCCAATCTCGTCTGCCAGCGCGTGGACCTTTTCCTGCCACTCCACGTAGGGGTACTCCTCCCGCTCCCCGGCCGTCTCGAACCAGATGTTGTTGAACTCGGCGTTGAGCGCCTGCACGGCATCGACCAGCGACCGGCGCTCCAACTGGCCGGGGCCGCGCCGCCAGTACCCTCCGTGCATGACGGCCCAATGCACGTTCGATCCGAAGCGCCTCACGAGTTCCACCCAGTGCTTCAATCGGGTCGCCCGCTGGTCGGGCGGCGTCTGCTCGAACGAGATCAGGACCGGCTTCTTGTCCTGCTCGACGGCCCGCTCGAGAATCTCGATGTAGGCCGCATGCGCCAGCGAAAATCCCGAGGGGTAGAAGTTCGTGGGATAGAACGCGAGACCTTTCAGCAGGGGATCCTTGATCTTCTCCCGCCAGCGGCTGAGATCGTCGTCTTTGGGGTTGAAGACGTCGAGCCATAACAGCCGATCCGGGTATTTCTTCGCCCACCCGACCATGTACTCTTCGCTGGTGTCGAGCGCGTTGCTCCCGCCGGGAAGGTTCTTGAGCGTGACGTATTGCAGGTCCTGCGGCGAGTACGTCTTGAGCAGGCCCTTGTCGACGCCCGCCCGGTTCATCTCCGCCACGACGAGGTCCCCTCCGTACTCATGCCAGGCGTAGTGCGCTTCGAGCCCTCTCGTGGGAAACGCGCGGCGCACCAGGTGCACGTGGCAGTCAACGACGAGGGATTTCGGCTCCTGCGCGGCGAGCGGCTCGGGGAGCGCGCCGAGCGCCGCGACCAGCGAGGCCGCACTCTGGAGGAAAGTCCGCCTGGCCACGCCGTCGATCGTCGTCGTCGCGTTCATGCCGCACCCCGATCAGAAGATGAACTTCAGAGCGAACTGCATCTGGCGCTCGTCGACAGCCGTCGCGAGAACGCGGCCGAACAACGGCGAGGCCAGGTTGTTGACGGGCACCGCAAAGACCCTGTGATTGAGGACGTTGAAAATCTCCAGGCGGAACTCCACCCGCGTCCCGGAACTTGGACGGAGTGACTTCATGAGCGAAAGGTCGAACGTCTCGACCGAGTCCGCCAGGACGGTGTTACGGCCGGCGGTGCCGAATCGCACACCGAGCGGGACTTCCTGAAAGCACGCCGTGTCGAACCATCGGTCAGGCGTCGGCTGGCTCGCCGGCAGATTGGGATCGCAGATCTGATCCGGGCGATCGGCGCCGCCTCCAGCCAGCGATCGGCCCCGGCTGTCAAAGACCGTAAACGGGCTGCCGCTCTGCAGGCTGACGATTCCGTTCACCTGCCAGTCGCCGGCGAGGTGTTTGACGAATCCCTGGCTCCCCCTCGCGAACGGGAGCTCGTAGCTGAAGTTCGCGACCAGACGGTGGCGGGCATCGAATGCAGACCGGGCCCGCTCCGCCGCAATGTTGTAGTTGTCCTGCGGGTTCGTCTGCCCCTCGATGTTGAAGAACGAGTTCACCTTGGACGAGTCGTCCATCGTCTGGGACAAGGTGTACGAGAGCTGGAAGGCCAGGCCTCCGGCCATTCGCCTCGTCAGCCCCGTTTGCAGCCCGTGGTAGTCGGACGAGAACGCGCCGACGACCGTGGTCAGGCCGTTGAGCCCGGGGTAGGGACGCCGCCTCGTCAGGTTCGCGGCGGTGTTGGTCGTCTCGCCGTTGCACGGTCGTTCGACCGAGGCAAAACATGCCTGGGCGAAATTGACAGGCCCGGTCAGATTTCGCGCCCGCGTGCCCACGTAGCCCACCTGCAGGAGCATGTTGCCGGGCAGCTCGCTCTGCACCGTCGCGTTCCACTGCTGCACGTACGCCGTCCGCTGGTCCGGATCGACGATGGTCGGGCTCAGCCCCGTGGTCGTCGGGATTGGAAACGTGATGGGCGGATTGAACGGCGACCTGCCGCGGAACGGATCGGAGAGCGCGCGCGTTCCCGGGAGGAATGCCGATGCGGCCGGCCTGATCGACGGGGTTCCGTCAGTGCTGTTGATCACGCCATCCAGGACGGTCGCGTCGTAGAAGATGCCGTATCCAGCACGGATGCTGAACTTCCCGTCGCCGCGCGGATCCCACGCGACACCCAGCCTCGGCGCGAAGTTGTTGTAGTCG contains:
- a CDS encoding aminopeptidase P family N-terminal domain-containing protein: MRSTSTARRRFLKGGVVAGAAALAGWPPEAWGRSGAAAGLAGSDGKYPLPPELNVLNSKAYGRRRIRKFQDAVRKAGLDALIISNRALQYVGYVTNYHPSSMQPGVVLVPAEGAPILFVQMYSSAHARVARRTMWVDEVVDVKKDPVSESSVLNFYSELTRALTDRKLTRGRLGVAGGEWDWFLPAYFRERLPDAKTEDANRLLWSRVATRDEVELAILKWTSRLSDEVA
- a CDS encoding amidohydrolase family protein, which codes for MNATTTIDGVARRTFLQSAASLVAALGALPEPLAAQEPKSLVVDCHVHLVRRAFPTRGLEAHYAWHEYGGDLVVAEMNRAGVDKGLLKTYSPQDLQYVTLKNLPGGSNALDTSEEYMVGWAKKYPDRLLWLDVFNPKDDDLSRWREKIKDPLLKGLAFYPTNFYPSGFSLAHAAYIEILERAVEQDKKPVLISFEQTPPDQRATRLKHWVELVRRFGSNVHWAVMHGGYWRRGPGQLERRSLVDAVQALNAEFNNIWFETAGEREEYPYVEWQEKVHALADEIGFDKIMWSTDWPYVDANHKYFQLVEAVRRHGEWLSATEKRWFLGENATRFMNLAEARRAS
- a CDS encoding aminopeptidase P family protein: MVAIPALGCGRATADGESPVTRLDDPPEAKVLNSRAYGRTRIRRVQDALKKNGVDVLVVSNRGMDYISYVSNYHPSSFQPGVALIPAEGQPVLYLQMYSPAHARAARQTIWIDEVVDVPKDPVSESSSYNLYVDLLKTIRDRKLQSGRIGLAGGEVDWMLVSFLQAQLPAASVVEASDVLFSLVLVKDAVELGLMRYAQRIIDEVAYPQYQRSLKVGRLDSEVYADVLDAMLRAGSDAANSRLILGGGPYDSGAWAGGVEKRPLEADDIVLTRPIPRVQHYQMEKMFTFALSRSIPESQKRGAQVVHEAFLLTLEELKPGLEMRPIYEKVTNYIRSKGYAEGSWVPIGHWIGVDSHQGWRITSQGTRDLILQPNMILSWHPNVVVPGEARACSSACLLITDAGVENMSKIPMHPTYVIEPGT
- a CDS encoding aminopeptidase P family protein encodes the protein MIPESAYRRRASAVQAELQKRDMAALVVTSLQEYDTRYIAQHAPGVLVVPASGEPTLFAPGRPRTWLSDVRSAATLPAMLDQCAARLKDLRIERGRVALGGELEWAVTARLAASLPQMRFEPGNEIQDPLRLVKDEHEIAVLRRVQEISDAQIEAGQRAIAPGRRDWEVLADMARAGAARGAEINESRHLIGYGPGTDDLWVPMTGRRIQAGEVVNFEGIVYYGHYVVETPVTFAVGRVSAKQKALADVTFDAFQAGIAEIKPGRPLGRVVDASNAILKAHGYDKMIRRHGHFSGISNNDRPAFGDAIDAGLLLQPGMFMSYHTTIISPTREAIAVVGREVLVTKDGYEFLSKIKPTPMVPAGS